In the genome of Lathyrus oleraceus cultivar Zhongwan6 chromosome 4, CAAS_Psat_ZW6_1.0, whole genome shotgun sequence, the window CGGTTACACTAGTGAAAAGTTTGTTCCTGCAGTGCAGGAAGTAATATTTTAAAAACCGGACCGGAGATCGAACCGGTGAAACTTACGGTTTAAGGTTCAATTGGTTCAACCTACGGTCGAaccgtttattaaataaactaataatacAAAATTAAACTTCATAAATATGTCACAGACAATCATATgttcacaacttaataaaataaatatttcaaaaattcattacAAATTTAATACAACAGTATCGATAATACATATAATAACATAACATAGTTCTACACTTCATTTTTCAACATTCATTTAAGAACAATTTGACCAAATTAAAGAATTACAATAAAATAAGTTAAACtaattcaaatcaaaattaaaataatagaatataataactaaaataaagttcaaataattaagaatatctaaattaaataagataaaataccaaaaataaataatataatatactttattaaaaaaaagaatttgaattgaattatgataaataaatcttaattgacaacaacaaacaatattgaCTTTAACGACAATCAATATTGAGTTAGATATCGTGACTATGTTTGAAAGAGACGGcgtgatgatgatgaagtgtggttgaaagaaaaactataatGGAGTGATAAAACTTATAAGTTTGTTTGGTTGtaaaaaattatgatttttttgtGATTGAGAATGTATTTTAAGCtttgatattgacatattaaaatttataaacaaaaattaaaaatggCCAACTTGATGAATTTTTTTGAACCAGCGATTTTACAAAACCGGCTCTGGTTCTTTGGTTCGAATGGTTTTGGACGGTTCAATCCGATTTTTTCGATTTTACTCCGGCTTTAACCCAGTAACGGTTTTGAAAGGTTAATCCAACCGGATTCATCTTTGATTCCCAGTTCAACCGGTTTGGTCCGGTTTTTAAAACATTGGCAGAAAGGCACAAAACCAACCCCCGTTGAAGCCCGAatggaagataatgtgaagagATCAACAAGACAATAAGGTATGCTCACAAGACTCAAAGATTGTGAGTTGGTCCAAGATAACGAAATTAATGACCATGGTGATTTCCTCCATTTTGCACTTATGGTCAAATATAAACCCATTAAAATGGAGGAGGACTTGAGTGATCTAAAATGGATCTGGGCTATGAAAGAGAAGCTGAAATCGATTGAGTCAAACACCACTTAAGAGTTAGTTAATCTACCAAAAGGAAAGAAGCCAATTGGTGTAAGATAGATGAATAAAGTAAAGCCAAACCCCAAAGGTGAAATAATCAAGCAGAAGACTCAATTAGTTGCAAAGGATTTTTGCAAAGAGAAGACATAGAATTTGAAGAGATATTTGCATTGCTGGCTAGAATTGAAACCATTAGGCTAGTTATTGATATTGCAAGTAACAACAATTAGTCCATCTGCCAAATGGATGTTAAATCTGCATTTTTGAACAAACCGCTTAAAGAAGAGGTTTATGTAGAACAACCCCCTTGTTTTGTTGTGAAAAAACAAGAGTCAAAGTTTTACCAATGGAAGAAAGCGTTGTATGGATTGAAATAAGCTCCAACAGCTTAGAACAAGAGGATATATGGTTTCTTAAAGAAAATTGACTTCAAGAAGTGTGTACCTGAATATAGTGTGTATGTGAGGAATGATATAAATGAAAGGGTGATAATCATTTGTCTCTACATAGACGATTTTTTGATTACATGCAACAATGAAGAATGCATTTCTAAGTTCAAGAGTGAGCTTATGAAGGAGTTTGAGATGACCGACCTTGACCTCATGACATACTTCCTTGGCATTGAGTTTTACAAGTCCAAGAAGGGATTGCATGCACCAAAAAAGATATGCGATTAAGATTTTAAAGAAGTTTGAAATGGAGCATTGTAATGCTCATATTACTTCGACTGAACTGAGGTTGCAATTTTTAAAGAATGAGGATGAGCAAGATATTAATCCAACTCAATATCGGAGGCTAATTGTACCCATGTGTTACTTGTGCAATACGCGACCGAATTTGGCATTTAGTGTCGGTATTGTAAGCAAATTTATGGAGAGACCAAAGGTGTCTCACTTGGCAGCAGTCAAGAGAATTCTAAGATACATCAAAAGATCTATTGTCTACGAAATTCTCTTTCCAGCAATGGACGGAGACAAAAAATGTAATTTATTCGGATTTACCGATCCAATTGGTATGGAGATAAAGACGATATAAAATCTACAGTTGTATACATCTTTATGTTCGGTGAAACACCAACCTCATGGTGATCGAAAAAGGAACGGTTAATGGTGATGTCTTCTTGTGAGGTCGAGTACATTGCAGCTTCGCTGTGTGCATGTCAAGCCATGTGATTAATGAATTTGTTAAAGAAGTTGGACAGCGAAGAGGGTGATGTTGTAACGCTGATGGTTGATGACGTTTCCGCTATAGACCTTGCTAAGAACCCATTATAAATGGGAGAAGCAAACATATTGAGATGAAATTTCACTACTTGAGAGAACTTGGTAGAATTGAAGACCAAGTGTCAATTTGCTGACCAAAGAAGTCACAATTGAAGTGTTTAAGAGATTGAAGAAAAATATAGGCATGGAAGATTTGAAGCACATGAATTAAAATGATGTATTAAGAGAAAAGAGTAATTCACGTGCATGTAATCAATTGACATATAAATGTAACCAATCACACCCCTTGCATTTGACAAACAGAAACTAAATGTAATCAATTGCAACAAATTAATTGTGGGATATTTTTCAAAACCATAGCAGAATGTAACATGTTGGCAAATAGTGCAACCGGTTACACCGGGAAGTTTTTAGTTTTTTCTATTTTGATAATTATTATTCGTCTCGTGTAATTGTATAAATACCTTTGGAATATTTCATGAATAATAAATTGCATATTTTCACCGTCAATTAAAATTCACTCTAATTCTCTCTCAATATCTCTCTCCACACTCAACTATCCCCCTACTTGTGGTTCCAAATTCTAACCATTAGTATATGATATATGAAGTGGAACCAAATCGTCAGACTAACTTGGATATCATAAAACGATACCTACGTTGCTTTATATACCATGATCATTCACTTCCGATTAATAAGTTCTTACATTCATTGGAAAAATAATATCAGGTGTACAGAAGAAGGATCAAGGAAGATCCTTCAAAGAAAAAAATGGTACAGTAACTCGATAACTAGAATTCATGAAAGCATTCCAGATCTTAGTAAAGACACCATATAAAAATGGAGGAATAAAATAAAACAACTCTCATTAACAGAAAAAATTAACTACTGAAATATAAGCTGCGCATTTAAGTGCATTTAAGTACACCGTCATGAGAGTATCATGTTAGAAGAGTTCTTGTGAAAGTGTCTCTGGCTGTAGCCCATGCCTGAGTTAGTGTCTGCAATATCAGAAAATAGCTGTCAAATCGACGATGAAGTAAATATGACATTGTGCATTTGTGTCGCAAATATCAATAAAATGAACACAGTACTGATTGAAACTAAGCTGAAAGAGAGTTACATTACCTGCTCTGATAAGGGGGCATCAGCATCCATGTTATGGGAGGTCACTTTTTCTGCTATAAGAGGTCCATTTGTTTCAAGTATAATCCTTCAAGCAAAAAAAAATAGTTGTTAAAAGAATTAATAAACTCTCATTGGAAAGACACTTTGCCTCTAATAAGTATATACATACCCTCCATCAACAATCTCGTCAAGACATAAAAGAATGAGATCCAAGTTCTCAAGTGCCTCGCCTTTGTCAACATTGCTCCTGTAAGAGGAACACAAAGATGAGTAGAGAGACCCATCTGGTTCTAAATTCGGATCACAAAATACAACCATAAATACCTCAGCAAAAGGGTGACTGCATCGAAGAAACCTTGAAGAACTGAAGCCAAAATGAGCTCATTTTCATCATCACCACCAGTGACAAAGAAATGCAGGTCTTGCACAAATTTGTAAACAATGATATTGTTCTCAAGCAGTGTTATCTCAGCTGCAGATAATGATTTTTTTAACAATATATCAATTTGAAAAGAAACACGATAACCATGAATGTTCACAAAAGTTTTTCTAcaatataaaaaaaaacagaTACCATCATTAAGTGCTTTTTACAGCACTTTGATTGCTCGAAAGGGGAAAAAAGAAATAGTACATATGTCTGAGGTTTTCGGGAAAGTTCATGTTCCCTTCATATGTTGAAAAACAGTACAACATGATATGGGCACCACTACAAGCAAATGGCTTATGAACTCTTCAATCTTACCATTTATCAGTAGATATAAAAGACACAACAAAATACTACATGTATGGAAGAGTGCTGACTTGAATAGATGTCTGATTAAGCACATCAAAATTGAAGGCGGTGTCAAAAGGAAATGCAGAACTTTAGTAAAGAATGGTCAAGTCTATTTCCTAACTAGTTATGCAGCAGATAGTGATGCTGGCTCAAGAGAATGTTTCAAAATATAACCGAATCTTTTACATATTGATGCAAGACATAATAACCTATAAACACAGTTACGTATCTGTTATCAAGAATCATGTTCGATTTATATAGCCAGCCAATGCCACCACTAAAGGCACTACACTAGAGAACAATACAAAATTAATTGACTTCATATCATGAAAGTACTTCTCAAAAGCTAATTTTGAACAGTTTGTTGCTTACCTTCTGTCCTTGCATTTGTCTTAACAGTCTTGGTGAACACAAACTTCTCAAAAGCTAATTTTGAACTGTTCGTTGGCCAGTCATCTGAGTAATACTTGACTGCCACACGCTTCCCTTCAGAATCTAAAAGAAGAATGTTTTTAATCGAAGGACACAAGCCCTACAGTCGTGACAACATGGAAACAAGTCAAAAAAGAAGCACTGTGGTTTTCACAAATATTGGAAGACCCCCTCTTTAAATTGGCAAAACTGATAAACCACAAAACAAAACGCAAGCAGAATAGCTGCGGAACATCTTGTTCAATTTTACACACGCCATTCATAAGATAGCAATTTCAAATAATATTAGTTCCTAGTTCCTGGTTACAACTTCATCAATAACTACAGATTAAGGCATTGCAGAATTGTCAATCACAAAAAATAGTTGTTGCTTCAAATTCTACTACCCACAGTGTGCTATAACATTGCTAAAGCTGTTGTTTTACAAACTTAACACTACTACTAAATTGCATATAGTCGAAGAACAATTATGATTTCTTCAAATTCTCATACACTATAGCTTCTATTTGACAACACTATGCATTTGACACTCAAAATTAAACACAACAGATTTTTGTTTAcatcaaaacaaaaacaaaatgaATCCCTTTCTCTAATCATCAATTATCTCAATAGTAGAAACCTAGCTTTCAAAATTCGATGAAAATCCAGTAAAAAGCCTAACAAATGAGCAGTATGAAGATAAATATTTTAAACGGATCTGAAATGATGCAAACCAAATATCTCAAATAAAAATACCCATTCGCAAGTATATCAATCCAAAGTCAAAATAAGTGGAAGatccaacaaacaaacaaacacaaaaccaaAACTTTTTGGAAACCCAATTCCTAAATCTATTGGAATAAGCTCAAATAGGATCCACATGTGTACTGATCCATTACAACAGAAAATAACCTCAAAATTTCACCTATTTCATATTTTCCCATAAATCTATATGCTTAGATATTATTGCATTGCGATTGATGTACATAGAATGAAATGATATAGGAGATGAAAAAGCTTAGAGAAAGAGAGGGAGGAAGGGGCTTACGTTGGATGCCATGCCTGGGGAGAAGAGAAGAGGGATGCAGTgtgaatttgaagtttcaagTTTGGAGATCTGCGATGTGAAATAAAGGAACGAGGGGGGTACTTTTGATATACGAGgcttaattttattttttattttgttaggtATTTAAATTTTACACTATGGTATTTTCTTTTAGGTATTCAAAATCAAATCCACTCGATAGAAAATTCTTAATCGaatcaaatcaaattaaaaatcataaaaattatatttaattttgaTGTGTTTAAGTTATTTTTTAACCAATTTTCACGGTTCAAATTCAGTTTATAATTTGTATTTTATAAATTAAACTGAATCACACCAAATCTTAAAAGActattatatattttaattttttagaTAAATTAACATGTATAATGTGTTTAGTTTACGtattttttatataatatttattttaatttacatataaaaaaatatttatttataaatactattattttatttgaaatgaaattattatatatttaattttattttcatttttaatttgttAAAGTTGATTAGgaaaatattaaaagaaaaaaTTTAATTTACATTAGTCTTGTATcttataatatatatatatatatatatatatatatatatatatatatatatatatatatatataattaatgaTAAAAAAGAAATTATAATGCTATCACTTGCTTATAACTATACAATATAGTATTTAAAACTTATTTAAGAATgtaattttttatatattatcTTTTAGATATAAAATAAAATTGTAAGATACAATTCATATATATGCATGAGATTATAAACGTATTTTATGGTATTCCCTCGGTTCTTTTTTAAGTGTCacttttttgactttttacacatacGATATATCAAGAAATTTAATCATTATTCTTACTTTTCAAAtaataattcttcttttacctataatatcattaattatttattacattcattttactttttctctaTATATAATAATTATCTAGAGATAATTTGATAAAAGAACAATTAATATTACCTTGAATTTTGCAAGTcacaattaaa includes:
- the LOC127076357 gene encoding coatomer subunit zeta-2, which produces MASNGLCPSIKNILLLDSEGKRVAVKYYSDDWPTNSSKLAFEKFVFTKTVKTNARTEAEITLLENNIIVYKFVQDLHFFVTGGDDENELILASVLQGFFDAVTLLLRSNVDKGEALENLDLILLCLDEIVDGGIILETNGPLIAEKVTSHNMDADAPLSEQTLTQAWATARDTFTRTLLT